A single region of the Polyangiaceae bacterium genome encodes:
- a CDS encoding serine/threonine-protein kinase, with protein sequence MRTRHLAADALLSLTRLTDAGDRRAAFRQAVAGLGQTVRVQGPPALDGVDGESLRRAVAIALGEGCANDLDFVAPSVSAVALFEMTLSLPPGRERRELGRRVFAAIYEGNASTFAAVAARMALGSGKPLEAATMRARIGLTLDLPVGSAVDTGALAYSLVARRELAERWVVRPSAGALPERRLAAKLLEHAAREAVYRVQQGDTLPRDLLASELVRPVRRALLADREPLVWRHAAISRGLLASVDEGLSSQIEARLNESLTPTEWRRAAVSLVACMVGDPGGAMRAVTKLLKSEIAKRDPGLLATMVWGLPPVIESEPDAAEDLLDRLAATRRPDVAEAVALLLSDSASRGFGARAATLLADVLERSTREQTPALLGLSRHATAILRQEESSRELPSHSVKAAMLAYEHRGARAAFALAEHALAGADQLVERLSTLDPHAAESIPELIEGLSEIDTAVLERSRLHDLLLLGRPPGETDASVEPMEQLHDRLSSYLLDAEQAAAASPWSRSGSLATTRRLRALLHLVDVDATRGEREEEKARVRARLVRSVEVLLDRLVSGPDASVHRILCATLARTLDAGVREGVFEPTDVLLLIADHLTDRQSVSTVADASTYPDVRSATDIYARFLDPNPAGGSESLREGSYSGTTPLADEAVGQLARRVARLGRISAGGTHRAEALRQALLRLGRALEQVAAARGMSELVSDGAADAAPLAEIEHAADSLRQLLEATRRRTMGWDTAGSITIVTEVAPLSSLVERAASSGVPPNSSQLAMASAELVADLPEPLATATTRVLERLGTLPSKAPEDAGPILLERRRVALPDWLLPRRTIGAFFVARALGSGGGSSVFLARRVEDRHDPHAESFALKVPQYDPTTARSLSEQEFMQLFREEATALLALPPHDNLARFVTFDLAARPRPILVMELIRGVSLERLIRSGSLTTARVFEHLQGILAGLGAMHDVGVGHLDVKPSNVILRDESTPVLVDFGLSGRNLRPGCGTLEYCAPEVLGVVPEGHDPEPAAADIYAFGALAYEMLTGKSLFDGEDETLLAAQHVGHDGWPPALAQLGNQPELKELAILLAACLRRDPRDRARVADLRAPLASMAHVLRERAWPLGST encoded by the coding sequence AACCCGGCACCTCGCCGCCGACGCCCTGCTCAGCTTGACCCGGCTCACGGATGCCGGCGACCGCCGAGCCGCGTTTCGCCAGGCCGTGGCGGGCCTGGGTCAGACCGTGCGCGTCCAGGGTCCCCCTGCTCTGGATGGGGTCGATGGCGAATCCCTGCGACGAGCGGTCGCGATTGCCCTTGGCGAGGGTTGCGCGAACGACCTCGATTTCGTGGCGCCGAGCGTATCGGCGGTCGCCTTGTTCGAGATGACTCTTTCACTGCCCCCGGGCCGTGAGCGGCGCGAACTGGGGCGCCGCGTGTTTGCGGCGATCTACGAAGGCAATGCTTCCACCTTCGCCGCGGTCGCAGCGCGCATGGCGCTCGGTAGCGGCAAGCCGCTTGAAGCCGCGACCATGCGCGCTCGCATTGGTCTGACCTTGGACTTGCCGGTCGGCTCCGCCGTCGACACGGGCGCCCTCGCCTACAGCCTGGTCGCACGACGTGAGCTCGCCGAGCGCTGGGTAGTGCGCCCATCAGCCGGCGCCTTGCCCGAGCGACGCCTGGCGGCCAAGCTGCTCGAACACGCTGCCAGAGAAGCGGTGTACCGCGTCCAGCAGGGCGACACTCTGCCGCGCGATCTGCTCGCGAGCGAGCTCGTGCGTCCCGTGCGGCGTGCGCTCTTGGCGGACCGCGAGCCCTTGGTGTGGCGCCATGCTGCGATCTCGCGGGGGCTCCTGGCCTCCGTGGACGAAGGACTCTCCAGTCAGATCGAGGCGCGCCTGAACGAGTCCTTGACGCCGACAGAATGGCGCCGCGCAGCGGTTTCGCTGGTGGCGTGCATGGTGGGAGATCCCGGCGGCGCCATGCGCGCCGTGACCAAGTTGCTCAAATCGGAGATCGCCAAACGCGATCCAGGACTGCTGGCCACGATGGTGTGGGGCTTGCCCCCGGTGATCGAGAGCGAGCCCGATGCCGCTGAGGATCTGCTGGACCGCCTGGCGGCGACGCGACGGCCGGACGTGGCCGAGGCGGTGGCGCTGCTGCTTTCCGATAGCGCGTCGCGTGGTTTTGGCGCGCGGGCAGCGACGCTGCTGGCCGATGTGTTGGAGCGCTCGACGCGCGAACAGACCCCCGCCCTCCTAGGCCTGAGCCGCCACGCGACCGCCATTCTGCGGCAGGAGGAAAGCAGCCGCGAACTCCCGAGTCACAGTGTGAAAGCCGCAATGCTTGCCTATGAGCATCGCGGCGCTCGCGCCGCCTTCGCCCTGGCCGAGCACGCCTTGGCCGGTGCGGACCAGCTGGTGGAACGGCTGTCGACCCTCGACCCTCACGCGGCGGAGTCCATCCCAGAGCTGATCGAAGGCCTGAGCGAAATCGACACGGCGGTCCTGGAGCGAAGTCGGCTTCACGACCTGCTCTTGCTGGGCCGTCCCCCCGGCGAGACCGACGCCAGCGTGGAACCCATGGAGCAGCTGCACGATCGGCTTTCCAGCTACTTGCTCGACGCCGAACAAGCCGCAGCCGCGTCCCCTTGGTCGCGATCCGGATCGCTTGCCACGACGCGCCGCCTGCGAGCGCTACTGCATTTGGTGGATGTCGACGCCACTCGGGGCGAGCGCGAAGAGGAAAAAGCGCGCGTCCGTGCGCGACTGGTCCGCAGCGTCGAGGTGTTGCTCGATCGCCTGGTGAGCGGCCCCGACGCGTCCGTGCATCGCATCCTGTGCGCCACCCTGGCCCGAACCTTGGACGCAGGTGTACGCGAAGGCGTATTCGAACCCACCGACGTCCTGCTGCTGATCGCCGATCATTTGACGGACCGCCAGAGCGTGTCGACCGTAGCAGATGCATCGACGTATCCGGATGTTCGCAGCGCAACGGACATCTACGCTCGTTTCCTCGATCCCAATCCCGCTGGAGGGAGCGAATCGCTGCGCGAAGGCTCCTACAGTGGGACGACGCCCCTCGCCGACGAAGCGGTTGGCCAATTGGCCCGACGCGTGGCGCGCTTGGGCCGAATCTCCGCCGGAGGAACTCATCGCGCCGAGGCGCTGCGCCAAGCCCTTTTGCGTTTGGGTCGCGCCTTGGAGCAGGTTGCGGCGGCCCGCGGCATGTCAGAGTTGGTCAGCGACGGCGCCGCGGACGCTGCTCCCCTGGCGGAGATCGAGCACGCCGCGGACTCCCTCCGCCAATTGCTCGAGGCGACGCGACGCCGGACCATGGGCTGGGACACTGCCGGCAGCATCACCATCGTCACCGAGGTCGCGCCGCTGTCGAGCCTGGTCGAGCGTGCCGCTTCCAGCGGCGTACCTCCCAACAGTTCCCAGCTTGCAATGGCGAGCGCCGAGCTGGTGGCGGATCTGCCCGAGCCCCTCGCCACGGCGACGACGCGGGTACTGGAACGTTTGGGCACGTTGCCCAGCAAGGCACCTGAAGATGCCGGGCCCATCCTGCTCGAGCGGAGACGGGTGGCGCTGCCCGACTGGCTGCTGCCCCGCCGCACGATCGGCGCGTTTTTCGTAGCCCGAGCCCTCGGCAGCGGAGGAGGCAGTAGCGTGTTCCTGGCGCGTCGCGTGGAGGACCGCCACGACCCTCACGCCGAGTCCTTCGCACTCAAAGTTCCACAGTACGATCCCACCACCGCCCGTAGCCTCTCGGAGCAGGAGTTCATGCAACTCTTCCGCGAAGAAGCCACGGCCCTCTTGGCATTGCCGCCCCACGACAACCTCGCGCGCTTCGTGACCTTCGATCTGGCGGCGCGTCCGCGGCCAATTTTGGTCATGGAACTCATTCGTGGAGTCTCCCTCGAACGGCTGATCCGAAGCGGGAGCCTCACCACGGCGCGGGTGTTCGAACACCTACAGGGCATTCTGGCTGGCTTGGGCGCCATGCATGACGTCGGTGTCGGACATCTCGACGTGAAGCCTTCGAACGTGATTCTGCGCGACGAATCCACGCCCGTTCTGGTGGACTTTGGACTCAGCGGGCGCAATCTGCGCCCCGGATGCGGGACCCTGGAATACTGTGCGCCCGAGGTGCTGGGCGTGGTGCCCGAGGGTCACGACCCGGAACCCGCGGCGGCGGACATCTACGCGTTCGGCGCCTTGGCCTACGAGATGCTCACGGGCAAGTCGTTGTTCGACGGCGAAGACGAAACGCTGCTGGCGGCTCAGCACGTGGGACACGACGGTTGGCCGCCAGCGCTGGCGCAGTTGGGCAACCAGCCGGAGTTGAAGGAGTTGGCCATTCTGCTCGCCGCTTGCCTTCGCCGCGACCCGCGCGACCGGGCCAGAGTTGCGGATCTTCGCGCACCCCTCGCGTCGATGGCGCATGTGCTACGCGAGCGCGCTTGGCCCCTCGGGTCGACGTGA